In Nicotiana tabacum cultivar K326 chromosome 2, ASM71507v2, whole genome shotgun sequence, the following proteins share a genomic window:
- the LOC107823813 gene encoding heavy metal-associated isoprenylated plant protein 5-like — MGEKKEETKAEGEEKKNDAGGEKKSAGDAAGGKKDDGPTAIILKLDLHCEGCAKKVKRSVRHFEGVNDVKADCGSGKLTVKGNVDPTWLREKVESKTKKKVVLVSPQPKKDGGGGGGGGDKKSDEKKPEEKKTEEKKSEDKKPKEPQVSTVVLKIQLHCDGCAHKIKRIIKKIDGVEEVKVDSEKDLVTVKGTMDLKELIPYLKDKLKRNVENVPPKKDDGGGEKKGKEGGGGGGGGGEKKEGGGGNGGEDKKEKASNNEKKEGESKAEGSKSIETKAEVNKMEYYGYNPQTHYAMPMYNQSYMNQDYGVTMYDHGYNEHTGYVMEYGHHPPSYVPPPPPPTYLNNAPQMFSDENPNGCSVM; from the exons ATGGGTGAG aaaaaagaagaaactaaagcagaaggagaagaaaagaagaatgaCGCCGGCGGCGAGAAAAAGTCCGCCGGTGACGCCGCCGGTGGAAAAAAGGACGACGGCCCTACCGCCATAATATTAAAGCTTGACTTACATTGTGAAGGCTGTGCTAAAAAAGTCAAACGTTCAGTTCGCCATTTCGAAg GAGTAAATGACGTGAAGGCAGATTGTGGCAGTGGAAAATTGACGGTAAAAGGGAACGTGGACCCCACTTGGCTACGAGAAAAAGTAGAGAGCAAAACAAAGAAGAAGGTGGTGCTTGTTTCTCCTCAGCCGAAGAAGGACGGCGGCGGCGGTGGCGGTGGCGGAGATAAAAAGTCCGATGAGAAAAAGCCTGAGGAAAAAAAGACAGAGGAGAAAAAATCCGAAGATAAGAAGCCTAAAGAG CCACAAGTTAGTACAGTGGTTTTGAAGATTCAGTTGCATTGTGACGGGTGCGCGCACAAAATAAAGCGAATTATAAAGAAGATTGATG GGGTAGAAGAAGTCAAAGTAGATTCGGAAAAAGATTTGGTTACGGTAAAGGGAACAATGGACTTAAAAGAGCTAATTCCTTACTTGAAAGATAAATTGAAACGAAATGTAGAAAATGTTCCACCAAAGAAAGATGATGGAGGTGGTGAAAAGAAAGGCAAAGAAGGCGGCGGTGGCGGTGGCGGTGGCGGAGAGAAGAAAGAAGGCGGCGGCGGTAACGGTGGtgaagataagaaggagaaagcGAGCAACAACGAGAAAAAAGAGGGTGAATCAAAAGCCGAAGGAAGTAAAAGTATAGAGACAAAAGCTGAGGTGAATAAAATGGAATATTAtggttataatccacaaacacaTTATGCAATGCCTATGTACAACCAAAGTTACATGAACCAAGATTATGGTGTGACAATGTATGATCATGGTTATAATGAGCATACGGGCTATGTCATGGAGTATGGCCACCATCCGCCATCATATGTGccgccaccaccaccaccaacatACTTGAACAACGCACCTCAAATGTTCAGTGACGAAAATCCTAATGGTTGTTCAGTCATGTGA